Proteins encoded by one window of Candidatus Nitrosocosmicus arcticus:
- a CDS encoding DUF72 domain-containing protein has translation MTLNIGCSGWSYEGWRGNFYPKKMDNKDYLSFYSNLFKFVEVDSTYYHIPSRSTVRGWKDKTPEDFKFSLKFPKVITHEKKLEDVAKPLSILFYSLEPLIEKTITLLIQLPPFLSEKKGFNPLKDMIRHLDKRFRYSLEVRHSSWFNDNVYDFLKENNISLVWSVRDELESPSILTSDQVYIRFIGDRSISEMDFGKIVKNRRNEMLEYVKQVRELQDENSNIRNVLIAFNNHFAGFGPQSANDFLKLMNMSEIDWKTELERYENNSSQSNGRYQSSLTDFPK, from the coding sequence TTGACCTTGAATATCGGTTGTTCAGGCTGGAGTTATGAAGGATGGAGAGGTAATTTTTATCCAAAGAAGATGGATAATAAAGACTATTTGTCATTTTACTCGAACTTATTCAAGTTTGTTGAGGTCGATTCTACATATTATCATATACCTTCGAGATCTACAGTTAGAGGTTGGAAAGACAAAACCCCTGAAGATTTTAAATTTTCATTGAAATTTCCCAAGGTAATTACCCATGAGAAGAAATTAGAAGATGTTGCTAAACCTCTTTCAATATTATTTTACTCATTAGAGCCCTTGATTGAAAAAACAATAACTTTGTTAATACAACTTCCACCATTTCTTTCAGAAAAGAAAGGGTTTAATCCTTTAAAAGATATGATTCGTCATCTAGACAAGAGATTTAGATATTCTTTAGAAGTGCGACACTCTTCATGGTTCAATGATAACGTATATGATTTTTTAAAAGAAAATAACATCTCATTAGTTTGGAGTGTAAGGGATGAATTGGAGTCTCCTTCAATTCTAACTTCTGATCAGGTTTACATCAGATTCATAGGCGATAGAAGCATTTCAGAGATGGACTTTGGTAAGATCGTAAAAAACAGAAGAAATGAGATGCTTGAATATGTAAAGCAGGTTAGAGAGTTACAGGATGAAAATTCAAACATCCGTAACGTATTAATAGCATTTAACAATCATTTTGCCGGCTTTGGTCCTCAATCCGCTAACGATTTTTTGAAACTGATGAATATGTCTGAAATAGATTGGAAGACTGAATTGGAACGTTATGAAAACAATTCTAGTCAATCCAATGGGAGATATCAGTCTAGTTTAACCGATTTCCCTAAATAG